From a single Cryptococcus deuterogattii R265 chromosome 5, complete sequence genomic region:
- a CDS encoding pyruvate dehydrogenase (acetyl-transferring) E1 component alpha subunit, with translation MSFSLRARGLRAATRSIGVKPLRSTLPQVRYVQIDADKSSPMHELPSSGSEPFKVQLHADSFHSYRCDAPPPETTVTKDELVSMYHTMVQMRRMEQAADALYKQKLIRGFCHLAIGQEAVSVGMETAIDDKDRVITSYRCHTFAVLRGGTIKGVLAELMGRKDGMSFGKGGSMHIFTPTFFGGNGIVGAQVPVGAGVALAQKYNKEKAATFALYGDGASNQGQVFEAFNMAKLWNLPCVFVCENNKYGMGTSAERSSMNTQFFTRGDKIPGLQVNGMDILAVREATKWAKDWVTSGKGPLLMEFVTYRYGGHSMSDPGTTYRTREEVQQMRSSQDAIAGLKKYILEWGVTDEASLKAIDKSAKEEVDAAVEEAKKSPFPDQVEFWSDIYYKGSEPTHMRGREKEEVHYYNKSA, from the exons atgtccttctccctccgTGCTCGTGGCCTCCGAGCCGCTACTCGATCCATCGGTGTC AAGCCTCTTCGTTCCACCCTTCCCCAGGTGCGATACGTCCAGATCGATGCCGACAAGTCTTCTCCCATGCACGAACTCCCTTCCTCTGGTTCTGAGCCT tTCAAGGTCCAGCTCCACGCCGactctttccactcttACCGATGTGAcgcccctcctcctgagACCACTGTTACCAAGGATGAGTTGGTCAGCATGTACCACACCATG GTTCAGATGCGACGAATGGAACAAGCCGCCGACGCCCTTTACAAGCAAAAGCTTATCCGAGGTTTCTGCCACCTTGCCATCGGCCAGGAAGCCGTTTCCGTTGGTATGGAGACCGCCATCGATGACAAGGACCGAGTTATCACCTCTTACCGATGCCACACTTTCGCCGTTCTCCGAGGTGGTACCATCAAGGGTGTCCTCGCCGAGTTGATGGGCCGAAAGGACGGTATGTCTTTCGGTAAGGGTGGCTCTATGCACATCTTCACCCCTACTTTCTTCGGTGGTAACGGTATCGTTGGTGCCCAG GTTCCCGTTGGCGCCGGTGTTGCCCTTGCCCAAAAGTAcaacaaggagaaggctgctACTTTTGCCCTCTACGGTGACGGTGCCTCTAACCAAGGCCAAGTCTTTGAGGCTTTCAACATGGCCAAGCTTTGGAATCTCCCCTGTGTCTTTGTCTGTGAGAACAACAAGTACGGTATGGGTACTTCTGCCGAGCGATCTTCTATGAACACTCAGTTCTTCACCCGTGGTGACAAGATTCCCGGTCTCCAA GTTAACGGTATGGACATCCTCGCTGTCCGAGAGGCCACCAAGTGGGCCAAGGATTGGGTCACTTCCGGCAAGGGTCCCCTCCTCATGGAGTTTGTCACTTACCGATACGGTGGCCACTCCATGTCCGACCCCGGTACGACTTACCGAACCCGAGAAGAGGTCCAGCAAATGCGATCTTCCCAGGACGCGATTGCCGGCTTGAAGAAGTACATTCTCGAATGGGGAGTGACTGATGAGGCTAGCTTGAAGGCGATTGACAAGTCtgccaaggaggaggttgatgCCGCTGTTGAGGAGGCTAAGAAGAGTCCTTTCCCTGACCAGGTTGAGTTCTGGAGTGACATCTAC TACAAGGGTTCCGAGCCCACTCACATGCGTGGtagggagaaggaggaggtccACTACTACAACAAGTCTGCTTAA
- a CDS encoding allergen, translating into MSSVTQGVKEFFSKSGKPETTEVCTDTAPEVVQEHIRPQEHVETAEAVDRERHVHHLQHRIQPVEDHQTLNTKHVNTTEPVITREHKEEMRPEHQEALAKQKNLAHDTRSTGAVEKSGEHVGTAVNEHQHHHIHETIQPVVQRETVEPTVVHQTRAIHEKVEDAPIVHEVTTLPTISAEKYSQNKSSLEGEGAHCSTFEGAPQVAGQSANVSAKNGTADGISNGHHHSNKSQAI; encoded by the exons ATGTCCAGCGTTACCCAAGGTGTCAAGGAATTCTTCTCCAAGTCTGGCAAGCCCGAGACCACTGAA GTCTGCACGGACACCGCCCCCGAAGTCGTCCAGGAGCATATCAGACCTCAAGAACATGTTGAGACCGCTGAAGCGGTCGACCGTGAGCGACATGTCCACCACCTTCAA CACCGAATCCAACCCGTTGAGGACCACCAAACCCTCAACACCAAGCATGTCAACACCACCGAGCCTGTGATCACTAGAGAACACAAGGAGGAAATGCGACCTGAACACCAAGAGGCTCTTGCTAAGCAGAAGAACTTGGCTCACGACACCCGATCCACTGGTGCCGTCGAGAAGAGCGGAGAGCATGTCGGTACTGCTGTTAATGAgcaccaacaccaccacATCCACGAGACAA TCCAACCCGTTGTTCAACGCGAGACTGTCGAACCCACCGTTGTCCACCAGACCAGGGCCATCCAcgagaaggttgaggatgcCCCCATTGTCCATGAGGTCACCACCCTCCCCACCATCTCTGCCGAGAAGTACTCTCAAAACAAATCCTCTCTCGAGGGCGAGGGTGCCCACTGCTCTACTT TCGAGGGTGCCCCTCAAGTTGCTGGCCAGTCTGCCAACGTATCTGCTAAGAACGGTACCGCTGACGGCATTTCTAATGGTCACCATCATTCCAACAAGAGCCAGGCTATCTAA
- a CDS encoding membrane transporter, which produces MLPPPCSRQSSYVYPTHARRASSPSAPNRIASFRSVAETALGLEPEDDEEEQELRDELGMDDEAALAEEQRERGLEETLERLGFGAYHWRLLALCGFGWMSDNSALQCIAVILPRVQVHFNLSSKVVGVLSASTMAGMMVGAVGWGVLSDLLGRTLPFNATLFLTGIFGVGASFSPSFAILCCWMFCLGSAVGGSMPTDGTLFLENLPHSKQYLLTLLSVFFSFGAVLSSVISLVFLPGASCGTYDGCDIDEHENDGWKRVLFVLGLFNLVCALSRWFLFRLQESPRYLVSNGREREAIVALQTIADFNDRTINIQRADVQSRECSVAELSTRSSPFASPSKDEESVSYGGVESDAGRQMKNKPVRSGSSFYKEDENDALVGSFVQTEGQIEEERERLMDVETVQNDDGEADMSNRSTDRLKARNVPGGKEVNGWKKTPVVWWKSWIAQMAKLFVPQWRRTVILMWIIWGSMSYAYTMFNVWLPAVLESRAKGHGDAAIKEALGDFVLYSLAGCPGSIVGAWMVQTRLGRRKSLAICTLCTGLSTFAFIHVQQKWAVVVSSMVISAAATAMYAVLYGMTPETFGTSIRGTACGTSAALSRLTGVIAPVLAGFLLTITPSLPLFTSAAVFCMTAACSMALPFERAEGGGRGSRMMH; this is translated from the exons ATGCTACCGCCACCATGCTCTAGACAGAGCAGCTACGTCTATCCGACCCACGCTCGCCGggcatcatcaccatcagcaCCCAATCGTATAGCGTCGTTCCGATCAGTAGCAGAGACTGCTCTCGGGCTAGAAccagaggacgatgaggaagaacaagagcTGAGGGATGAGCTGggtatggatgatgaagctgCTTTGGCGGAGGagcaaagggaaaggggtTTAGAGGAGACGCTGGAGAGGCTAGGGTTCG GTGCCTATCACTGGAGACTACTT GCTCTATGCGGGTTTGGCTGGATGAGTGACAACTCGGCATTGCAGTGCATTG CTGTGATATTACCAAGAGTACAAGTGCATTTCAACCTCTCATCGAAAGTAGTCGGGGTTCTATCGGCATCGACTATGGCCGGT ATGATGGTCGGTGCTGTCGGCTGGGGAGTCTTGTCTGACCTACTTGGTCGAACATTGCCCTTCAATGCGACTTTGTTTCTCACAGGTATCTTCGGTGTCGGTGCCAGCTTCAGTCCAAGTTTTGCGATACTCTGTTGTTGGATGTTCTGTCTCGGTAGCGCTGTAGG CGGCTCTATGCCAACAGACGGCACGTTGTTCCTCGAAAATTTGCCACATAGTAAACAATATCTCCTCACTTTACtttccgtcttcttctccttcggcGCTGTGCTTTCTTCTGTGATCAGTCTCGTTTTCTTACCTGGTGCAAGCTGCGGAACTTATGACGGCTGTGATATCGATGAACATGAAaatgatggatggaaaagagtgTTATTTGTTTTGGGGCTTTTT AACCTCGTGTGTGCTCTCTCCCGATGGTTTCTTTTCCGACTTCAAGAATCTCCTCGATACCTCGTCTCAAACGGGCGAGAACGAGAGGCTATTGTCGCCCTACAGACCATTGCAGATTTCAACGACCGCACAATCAACATTCAACGTGCTGACGTACAGAGTCGAGAATGTTCTGTCGCTGAACTAAGTACGAGAAGCAGCCCATTTGCTTCCCCAtcaaaagacgaagaaagcGTGTCTTACGGAGGTGTAGAGAGTGATGCTGGAAGACAAATGAAGAATAAGCCTGTGCGGAGTGGATCTTCATTCTATAAAGAAGACGAAAATGATGCGTTGGTTGGATCGTTCGTTCAGACTGAGGGacagattgaagaagaaagggaaaggctGATGGACGTCGAGACGGTGCAAAACGATGATGGTGAAGCCGATATGAGCAATAGATCAACCGATCGGCTTAAAGCCCGGAATGTTCCAGGCGGGAAAGAAGTCaatggatggaaaaagaCACCCGTGGTCTGGTGGAAAAGCTGGATAGCTCAAATGGCCAAGTTATTTGTACCGcaatggagaaggacagTAATCTTGATGTGGATCATCTGGGGATCGATGTCGTACG CCTATACGATGTTCAATGTGTGGCTGCCGGCCGTCTTAGAAAGTCGGGCGAAAGGTCATGGTGATGCAGCTATCAAAGAAGCGCTGGGTGACTTCGTTCTTTACTCTC TCGCCGGATGTCCAGGTTCAATT GTCGGTGCGTGGATGGTTCAAACTCGATTAGGCCGCCGGAAATCCCTAGCTATATGTACACTCTGCACTGGTCTCTCGACTTTCGCGTTCATCCACGTACAACAAAAGTGGGCTGTGGTCGTTAGCTCCATGGTTATTTCAGCCGCTGCTACTGCCATGTATGCCGTCCTTT ATGGTATGACGCCAGAAACCTTTGGGACTTCTATAAGAGGAACTGCGTGCGGGACATCAGCAGCTCTTAGTCGACT CACGGGCGTCATCGCCCCAGTTTTAGCAGGATTCCTCTTAACGAtaactccttctctcccactGTTCACCTCTGCAGCGGTATTCTGCATGACTGCAGCTTGCAGTATGGCGTTACCGTTCGAGAGAGCggaaggtggagggagagggagcaGGATGATGCATTGA
- a CDS encoding antiphagocytic protein 1 encodes MMSSAPSELCFDCANCVEMLPKGTKKSATRPEILERLTRIEDRIEIQTTLLRGMATDRDYEKKVYTDDDDELEESEVPVCNITREMAALKTYKAQPKVTNHKVIIEAALGRLDHVNGDNSIRWAQSVILGLQAAETLQNDRQMMELARVIGCLEACELRWAGDWRAGVASITLKELRTLMI; translated from the exons ATGATGtcctctgctccttctgAACTTTGCTTTGACTGTGCCAACTGTGTTGAAATGCTTCCCAAGGGGACGAAGAAGTCGGCCACC AGGCCCGAGATCTTAGAAAGGCTAACCAGAATCGAAGATCGTATTGAGATCCAAACCACGTTACTCAGGGGTATGGCCACAGATAGGGAttacgagaagaaggtatatactgatgacgacgacgagTTG GAGGAATCCGAGGTACCGGTTTGCAACATCACTCGTGAGATGGCCGCTCTGAAAACGTACAAAGCACAGCCCAAAGTCACGAACCATAAGGTCATCATTGAGGCTGCTCTCGGTCGACTTGACCATGTGAACGGAGACAACAGCATTAGATGGGCTCAATCTGTTATACTCGGCTTGCAGGCAGCCGAAACACTGCAAAATGATAGGCAAATGATGGAGCTCGCAAGGGTTATAGGGTGTCTTGAAGCCTGCGAACTTCGTTGGGCCGGGGACTGGCGAGCTGGTGTGGCATCCATCACATTGAAGGAGTTGCGAACATTGATGATTTGA